tTGGGGTCAAGATTTAAACAATTATAACCcatttaaaaacattttaaacaATTATGTAAATTCATTTTAATCCTTCTACTAAAATTGATTAGAATTTAGTTTTCACATTAAAACTTATTTAAATTAtgactttttttatttaaatattaattaattacgaaaatggatgagagaaaaaaattatttaagaaaataagtTTTTTAAATAGTATCATCGGTGCCGCTTAACACATTTGTGGCACCACTCCACTTTCTCCCCAATCATTagcttttttaaaaataaatttttttttatgttgccACCGTGTTAGGCGATACtaatatgtatttttaataaatatttaagaaaataCGAATATATTAGActacaaaatatatatttttaatgggtACTTCCTAACAACTTGGCAacactattttaattttttttaaaaattacgtCTTGAGATGTGTACTTTTAattcttgtattttttttttcaacacTCCAAGTTAAAATGTAGCTCATTTAAAATTTGATTAACAACTTGAATAGGATTAAAATCGTGATGCAATAACTTTCCTCACTTTTattcatttctttctttttctttacaCCTTAAtgcttatattttttattttatttcttttcattgCATGGGCTTCCACCCCTAACATTCTAGAATTTTTTTTCCCGgccacttttttttttaaatatatatattggcgTTGCTGGACACACCAGCAACatcaattaaaaaatatttttttactttgaCTAGTGTCATTTGATACACCAgcagtattatttatttattttttgtttttcacAAGTATACTCgtatttttttgaatatttttttaaaaaatatataacaaTGTCACTTgtatcaaattttttttttttagaatattaTTGTTTGATGATTGGGGGAAAAGTGGGGTGGTGCCGCCTAATACACCGATAGAGACTGTTCAAAACAACCCAttattgtaatttatatttttaattttttgtaaaaAATCTAAATTATGACCACGTTACATTACAATTTATCTCTAAGTTACTAACAATTTAGAAAAAAATCATCCCCAATCAATTTACCTATTACCCAACTCAACCCATAAAAACttaatctttttaaaaaaaatcatatattttaaactattataTAGTTAAAAAATTTAGATTTGATGAATTTTTTAACCACGTGATAATTCAAAAAGGCATAAAAATTTTAAGGGTGATTAGATTTTTTATGAGTCGAGTTATGAAttgatatgatatatttttaaaatcaaaataaattataataaataaaagttcagATAACACTGATACAAGTACAGCAGGACAAAAAATACAAAACAAAGACCATCAACAAATTTCCAAAAAGAAATCTCCAAACCCATTTCTctgttattaaaaataataaaataaattatacaaataaaaatgcttgaaaaggaaaaagttattttattattattattttaaaaatttatattaataaatatgaactacttatatttaaaaaatagattcaaactttaaaaataatattattgaaataaaaattcaagtgaattttaaaataatctcATTCATAAACCCATATTATAAAGCTTAATTATTGGTATTATTCTTAAAAAGGAAAGGTTATGAATTATGCAGGACTTATATGTGTCATTCACGTGTATGTAACGTTAGTAAAGTTTAAAATATtaacattttcattcattttaaaatgatttgacaaaaatataaatttaaaaattaaaagaccaAATAAGAgattatttcaaataaaaatttggtATGACATTTTAGtccaaagaaaaaaagaaaattaaaaagaatgCATGTTCCACGTGcttaaattaaaatcaaagatCTTCTAActgttatattattattttataaattaattatttatgtgtATCTCGTTGTAGTGCGCTACTGTGTTTCTTTAAACATTTTGAAAAAACGTTGGTGCCCACCGCTAACGCAATCTCACTTTATATATATAGAGCCTTTGCTCCTACAACTATTCCCCTCCCATCCGTTTCTTCTTCTTTTGAAATCCTTACGGAAACCTCAAATAAGATGAGACGAAACTGCAACTTGGAGCTTCGTCTCCATCCTTCTAGTTATTCCGGCGGCGACCGGTATGTACTTCACTTTCTTCGGTGCCGCATGTGTTGTTTTATATAAAATGTTGGTTTATACATTGGGAGAAGCGAATTATGTtacgatttttatttttattttttttgttgatGATTGAAGGGTGGAAGAGAGCAGTGAAAACCCAGAAAATCAACAGCAACAATTAACGATTTTCTACAATGGAAGAGTTTGTGTTTGTGATGTTACAGAGATCCaggtatttaatatttaaattttatttctgtTCTTTATATATACTCGACATATAAATCCAAAAAACAAagcttttttaattttgaaaagaattccATGCTTTGCGTGTTGTACCTTTTTGAAATTCATTAAAGTAGCGGCGGCGACTGTGTTTTCATGGCGACAAGTTGCTTCACCCAAACCCTGGGAGtataaaaaatacatataaatGATTTGGGTTTAATTTATTGGTTGTAAAGATTTGAGAGTGAACTGGGATGGAATTTGGGCAGGCAAGAGCCATTCTTATGATTGCAAACCGAGAAACGGATGAACGACTAAGGACTCCGAGGCCGGGATCGGAACCGGCTTCACCGACGGTACACTCTCAGATAAATAGTCCGAATAATGGACTTTCCACAAGCATGAAGAGATCGCTTCAACGGTTCCTCCAAAAACGAAAGAATCGAATCCAAGCTACCTCCCCTTACTATTAATATATGTACCCTTTGCTATTTAGTGTAACTGAAGGAATGGATCCCATCTTTTTTGGCTAGCAATGACTACTAGTAACTATTTCCATCAAAGGAAATTGCCCATCAAAggcttttttttcattttcctttttttgtaaattttgtaTGAGATATGCTAGTAGCTAGCTTCATGATCATCATGTATTTTTACATttctttattcaatttttttttttatatggaCGCAAAAAACTAAACTTTCAATAGGGCTGGTCCGAAAATTGAACTGGTCAAAAGTAATTGTAGGGTCAGTGTTATAATTACTTGAAGTTTAGTAGACTATGGACCTCTATTTCTGCCACGAGTTTCAAATGTGTCTTTGTAATTGTTTGAATTTTGATACAactaatttcctttttttttaatcttttatcaTCTTATAAAAAATTGGGTTAATTtgtatatataaagtttataaaTTCCTTGTGTTGACTTATGATTAAAGTGTTCCTTGCTTCAAGTAGTATGAGTTGCGCTGTTTATATACTATATCTTATAAATTTTACgtatatgtatttttaattttcaaagtcgattttttgtattaattttgtcaaaaaatttaatatggtttCCATTTTAGTCTTCAATCCAAttcaatttttagttttttttccctTAATGGATGGAATGTCGATGGTTCAGAAAAAATAATATTGCAATTAGTGAGAAGAAAGAGTGTTAGAGATGGCTTGATTGGAAAGGTCCACAGTCGGTAGCGTGGACTCTAGCTAATCATAGCTCCTCTCATGCAATAAACAtggaaaattatttaaataaaataaacataagaaTCTTTGTTAAAAGCCGACTTCATTCTTCAAACACAACCCCACAAATTATTTTATACATACTTTTCCATatagtaaatttatgttttaattcaaaatttacttccatatatttaaataaatttaatatttattaattgagtcttagtttatttaatattaatattgttattCGTATAAAAAATGTGGATTCGAATATATTAAAGTGTTGTCTAACACGTtagagaataaaataaataaataaaataaacatatataaaataaaatataaatagaatgatttatatttaatttgtcaaatataaaaaataatcaaaacGGTAACAAAAGTTGAAATCAAAAGGGAGAATATAGTACTTGGAGAAACGTTGGTTGATTGTCTCCTAAaatacaacaacaacaacaatgatCAAAGCAGTAGTACATCTGCAGCGATCAACGAACAAACGTTGTTTTTTTCTATCACAGGAACGTTGAAAAATatggagaagaaaaagaagagttTTAAGAGTAAAAGATATTATTGTCAGTGCAAAAGGATGTAAGTTCAATTATATTGAAGTGCATTATTCTTAGAAAGGGGTTTATGAGTAGTTCTAgacattataaaaaaaaataaagatcaCGAACCGTAATACTACACTCTtatgaaaagaaataaataaaaaatgatatttgaatttcaatatttatttttaaataaatttagatttaaAGTTCAACATCACTTAATTTTCTCTCTGTCTTGATTACGATATCGTTCTTTTATATATAAAAGACTAGGTTCCAAAAATGTGAATTGTGAGAATGTTGTGTGGGATCGAGATGTCACCTTCAATGTCGGTGAAAAATGCCAAAGGAAACTACCCCGAAGGTGTATGTGTGAGATTGAGAAATTTGATAGAATATATAGAGAAAGAGGAGGGAAAGGTCTCAAATAATTCCAACATTTATAGATTTATTGATTGTTTGTATATATTTTACGCTTTACTTTTTGTCTCTCCTTTTAACTGTAATTAGCAAAATAATTATGATGATTAatttcacatatattcatttGATTATCATGTCTAATCATGATCTAATTTTAGTGTAAATCAAATTTTGGAtatgatatataaaaaaatagtgtAATTGAAATTTAAGAGTGTCATTTCTTTATCATTTAACACATTAATTTTAAGTTGTTTATGCGGCAAGTACAATTGTATAAACATGTTTCAAATAAAAGTGAAGTCAAGAATTTTGTACCATTAAAATATTTGGGGGACtaaattttttatgttaaaatagattaaattaaattattcattTTTGGGAGAAGGCAACAatgcaaaattttcatttaattagaGCTAAAacggattaaattaaatttttaagagAGACTAAAAAGAGTTGTGCAATTTAATCACTAGGCTCACGGCCTTAGGTATATCTCTTGTTTCAAATTTGATCTGCTTGTTTTAAATATGCTTCACATCGAACTAACATGTAATTTCTAAATTGATGGGAAGACTTCACTATTAccatatttatattttgatttcccaattagaatgttgtgaaatttcaaaattaatttgaaaTCTAAACCATAATTAACATAGTTCTAATAGTGTTAACCCTAATTTTATTAACAATTGATCATATCATTCTCGTGCAATAACATTAAAGACTAATTTATCAAATTGGAATAATAAAATTCAAGTATGAAATTGAATATTCAAGTTAAATATACCTCAAATTTGGGTCTTCCTTGGAAAGTTTtcttctattatatatatacatattattaataattattagtTGTAATGATAAGACatgttatatttttataaagAGAATTTAGATTTAACTTCTAAAGATAATATTGATGAAAGGAACAACTATGAAGTTTGAAAtggatgatttttttttctttgaaatttcatacAGTAAATGGCTTTTATACTCAATTGactca
The Gossypium arboreum isolate Shixiya-1 chromosome 10, ASM2569848v2, whole genome shotgun sequence genome window above contains:
- the LOC108488621 gene encoding protein TIFY 5A, translated to MRRNCNLELRLHPSSYSGGDRVEESSENPENQQQQLTIFYNGRVCVCDVTEIQARAILMIANRETDERLRTPRPGSEPASPTVHSQINSPNNGLSTSMKRSLQRFLQKRKNRIQATSPYY